Proteins found in one Triticum aestivum cultivar Chinese Spring chromosome 4D, IWGSC CS RefSeq v2.1, whole genome shotgun sequence genomic segment:
- the LOC123095786 gene encoding uncharacterized protein, which produces METRKGILELRDRLDKTLACSDLADEGSLKSLVKNQILESSLPGSDQGNIDLIAEARAKEVSNFLEMLDTSGNERPSEIRGPQQKEWKVKQDTDQLRVMYREGPDGTPFHTLLAEGFADGPIDVCTCVSWESGLYTKWFPQYNLPTFKIAQSGCLKKIRIGEEISLIRVKVPWPVSEREALLHYFQFEYLKEDLVIVIMKTISNLDNLSMQTHGFTIDGIPEAGDTIRMDVVGGFVLQRITKERSFFRAVANMDIKLDFVPPWLINFMSRQLIGSGHKLYQKAVSTVAACDEDYKQALRAPLYARIREYQHSADKAKVTSVEESANEVLPENPTVHNPLAVTNLTPCSEIIEEESEQNTSFKVDNLAAGFSNQPAGQVQQVENKSFTSPDRTVKQAQQVENKQLISPEVQKALGILDTAIAVLQGNRSANISTLRKLLSYDAASEEGSAITTRNSHTLDVLDTDNLPNGYPLATPPHDSREIRQTYFLPDKEMRDREEGASESDSPKNMTASTTTTTKSMTLRSTMKVHEEETLNSDGLYQNGFHSGKEPKRPRKTKRWLCCLTPSTIG; this is translated from the exons ATGGAGACGAGGAAGGGAATCCTGGAGCTGCGCGACCGTCTGGACAAGACACTGGCCTGCTCTGATCTCGCCGACGAGGGCTCTCTGAAATCTCTGGTCAAGAACCAGATTTTGGAGTCGTCTCTGCCCGGCTCTGACCAAG GCAACATCGATTTGATTGCTGAAGCACGAGCCAAAGAAGTCTCGAATTTTCTTGAAATGCTAGACACTTCAGGAAATGAACGGCCTTCAGAGATTCGTGGGCCGCAACAGAAGGAGTGGAAG GTGAAGCAGGATACAGACCAATTACGGGTCATGTACCGCGAAGGTCCAGATGGGACCCCATTTCATACTCTTCTTGCTGAAGGCTTTGCTGATGGTCCTATCGATGTTT GTACATGTGTGTCATGGGAATCAGGTCTATACACAAAATG GTTTCCGCAGTACAATCTGCCAACATTTAAAATTGCTCAGTCAGGCTGCTTGAAAAAGATTCGGATTGGCGAAGAAATTTCTTTGATCAG GGTGAAGGTCCCCTGGCCAGTTTCAGAGAGAGAAGCTCTTCTACACTACTTTCAGTTTGAGTATCTTAAAGAAGACCTTGTCATTGTAATCATGAAAACT ATATCCAATTTGGATAATCTCAGTATGCAGACACATGGATTTACTATAGATGGAATCCCTGAAGCTGGTGACACGATTCGGATGGATGTAGTTGGAGGCTTTGTCTTACAGAGGATTACCAAGGAAAGAAGTTTTTTCAG GGCagtagctaatatggacattaagcTAGACTTTGTTCCCCCATGGCTGATCAACTTTATGTCAAGACAGCTAATCGGCAGTGGGCATAAGCTATACCAGAAG GCTGTCAGTACTGTGGCCGCTTGTGATGAAGACTACAAGCAAGCTTTACGAGCACCGCTCTATGCAAGAATACGCGAGTACCAGCATTCTGCTGACAAGGCGAAGGTGACTTCAGTTGAGGAAAGCGCTAATGAAGTGCTCCCCGAGAATCCCACTGTACATAATCCTCTGGCAGTCACTAATCTCACACCATGCAGTGAGATTATCGAAGAGGAGAGTGAACAGAACACATCTTTTAAGGTGGATAATCTTGCAGCCGGCTTTTCTAACCAACCAGCCGGGCAAGTGCAGCAAGTTGAAAATAAGTCTTTCACTAGTCCTGACAGAACAGTCAAGCAAGCACAGCAAGTCGAAAATAAACAGTTGATTAGTCCTGAGGTGCAGAAGGCTTTGGGCATACTGGACACAGCCATTGCAGTTCTTCAAGGCAACAGATCTGCAAACATCAGTACTCTCAGAAAGCTCCTCAGTTATGATGCGGCGTCGGAAGAAGGCAGTGCCATCACTACAAGAAATTCACATACCCTCGACGTTCTCGATACAGATAATCTCCCAAATGGATATCCTCTTGCCACACCACCTCATGATTCAAG AGAGATCCGCCAAACTTATTTCTTGCCCGATAAGGAGATGCGCGACAGGGAGGAAGGTGCTAGCGAAAGTGATTCTCCTAAAAACATGACCGCTTCTACCACAACGACTACAAAATCCATGACATTAAGGAGCACAATGAAGGTGCATGAAGAAGAGACCCTGAATAGCGATGGCCTCTATCAGAACGGTTTCCACAGTGGCAAAGAGCCCAAGAGACCAAGGAAGACCAAAAGGTGGCTTTGCTGCTTAACGCCTAGCACCATAGGATGA